Proteins from a genomic interval of Gossypium hirsutum isolate 1008001.06 chromosome A09, Gossypium_hirsutum_v2.1, whole genome shotgun sequence:
- the LOC107892355 gene encoding uncharacterized protein: MKAIGDENQTTNLPPTNPEIPINLTAIADYYLTFNCISTLYQAYTHGDFPMVGFIVMVYFGYLGLMYCINQLRALPPTHTSPKKDFLKSIIWVLATVILVGFALQFSTFVHPLVAVFVFAAAVSTSYFLFFLYFVHDCYPHQSANSCCIFRIISVKGMLCQL; encoded by the coding sequence ATGAAGGCAATCGGTGATGAAAACCAAACCACAAATCTGCCACCAACCAATCCAGAAATCCCCATAAATCTAACAGCCATAGCTGACTATTATCTGACATTTAACTGCATCTCCACATTGTACCAGGCCTACACCCATGGTGACTTTCCCATGGTGGGTTTCATAGTTATGGTTTACTTTGGTTATTTGGGTCTCATGTATTGCATAAACCAACTCCGAGCTTTACCTCCAACCCACACTTCACCAAAGAAAGATTTCTTGAAATCTATCATATGGGTTTTAGCCACTGTTATCTTAGTCGGATTTGCTCTTCAATTCTCCACCTTTGTTCACCCTCTTGTAGCTGTTTTTGTGTTTGCTGCTGCAGTTTCTACCAGTTATTTCCTCTTCTTCTTATATTTCGTCCACGATTGCTATCCCCATCAATCTGCTAACTCTTGCTGCATATTTAGAATCATAAGTGTCAAGGGGATGTTGTGCCAATTATGA
- the LOC107935728 gene encoding uncharacterized protein — protein sequence MKGSAVADFLASRALEDYEPLNFNFPNEDLMYVAIAEGDMPEDHSWKLNFDGASNAIGNGVGAVLISPNGDHYPLTCKLDFDCTNNMAEYEVCIMGIRAAIDREIKVLEVYGDSALVIYQLKGEWEMRDPKLISYRKLILELIEEFDDITFHYLP from the coding sequence ATGAAGGGGAGTGCAGTAGcagatttcctagctagtagagctttGGAGGACTATGAACctttaaatttcaatttccccaatgaagatctaatgtatgtaGCAATCGCTGAAGGAGACATGCCTGAAGATCattcttggaaattaaattttgacggagcatcAAATGCCATTGgaaatggagttggggcagtacTGATATCCCCAAATGGGGATCATTATCCATTAACTTGCAAGCTGGATTTTGactgcacaaataacatggcagaatacgaGGTATGTATCATGGGAATTCGAGCAGCTATAGACCGCGAAATCAAAGTATTAGAAGTGTATGGAGATtctgcattggtaatttatcagcttaaAGGCGAGTGGGAAATGAGAGATCCCAAATTGATCAGTTACCGAAAGTTAATCCTGGAGTTAAttgaagagtttgatgatattaccTTTCATTACCTCCCGTGA